In the genome of Mucisphaera calidilacus, one region contains:
- the aroF gene encoding 3-deoxy-7-phosphoheptulonate synthase, whose product MIIVMRAGARQEQVDHVCERVREMGLQDHPIVGTDLTVVAVIGDENKVDGGVIEQLPGVDRVMRVMAKYKMAALAAKDGRRSEIEIAPGVSFGGTLVPVIAGPCSVESAEHILACAQAVKASGAHALRGGAFKPRTNPYAFQGHGEEGLKMLAAAREATGLPIVTEVLTPSEVGLVSEYADCLQIGTRNAQNFKLLQACGQQPKPVLYKRGMAMTIEEYLQAAEYILAAGNPNVILCERGIRTFEDHTRNTLSLSAVPELHQRTHLPVVIDPSHGTGHARLVPDMARAAMAAGADGLAIEMHPDPEHAMTDGAQSITPEALTDLIVSLARVAAAVDRTCGAEREVV is encoded by the coding sequence ATGATCATTGTGATGCGTGCGGGAGCCCGTCAGGAACAGGTGGATCACGTGTGTGAACGGGTACGCGAGATGGGATTGCAGGATCACCCGATTGTCGGGACGGACCTGACGGTCGTCGCGGTGATCGGCGATGAGAACAAGGTGGACGGCGGTGTGATCGAGCAGCTGCCCGGCGTTGACCGCGTGATGCGGGTGATGGCGAAGTACAAGATGGCGGCGTTGGCGGCGAAGGACGGGCGGCGGAGCGAGATCGAGATCGCGCCGGGTGTGTCGTTCGGCGGGACGCTGGTGCCGGTGATCGCGGGGCCGTGTTCGGTGGAGAGTGCGGAGCACATCCTGGCGTGTGCGCAGGCGGTGAAGGCGTCGGGGGCGCACGCGCTGCGTGGCGGCGCGTTCAAGCCTCGGACGAATCCTTATGCCTTCCAGGGTCATGGCGAGGAGGGGCTGAAGATGCTGGCGGCGGCGCGTGAGGCGACGGGGTTGCCGATCGTGACGGAGGTTCTGACGCCCTCGGAGGTGGGTCTGGTTTCGGAGTACGCGGACTGTCTGCAGATCGGGACGCGTAACGCGCAGAACTTCAAGCTGCTGCAGGCGTGCGGGCAGCAGCCCAAGCCGGTGCTGTACAAGCGTGGGATGGCGATGACGATCGAGGAGTATCTGCAAGCGGCGGAGTACATTCTTGCGGCGGGTAACCCGAACGTGATCCTGTGCGAGCGTGGGATCCGGACGTTCGAGGACCACACGCGGAACACGCTGTCGCTGTCGGCGGTTCCCGAGCTTCATCAGCGGACGCACCTGCCGGTGGTGATCGATCCGAGTCACGGGACGGGTCATGCGCGGCTGGTGCCGGACATGGCGCGGGCGGCGATGGCGGCGGGGGCGGACGGCCTGGCGATCGAGATGCACCCGGACCCGGAGCACGCGATGACGGACGGTGCGCAGTCGATCACGCCCGAGGCGTTGACGGATCTGATCGTGAGTCTTGCGCGTGTGGCGGCGGCGGTGGACCGGACGTGCGGGGCTGAGCGGGAGGTGGTCTGA
- a CDS encoding type II toxin-antitoxin system RelE/ParE family toxin yields the protein MTYRVVYSGPFQRDLECHVDYLLGSSVSIETIEAWYSRLYSRLEGLEVWPRLYPVDERYSEMVGHEVRKINFGDYLMFYCVEESARRVILLAFYHGARQR from the coding sequence ATGACGTATCGCGTTGTTTATTCCGGGCCGTTCCAGCGCGACCTTGAGTGTCACGTGGATTATCTGCTGGGGTCATCCGTTTCGATTGAAACGATCGAGGCCTGGTACAGCCGGTTGTACTCCCGGCTGGAGGGTCTTGAGGTCTGGCCGCGTTTGTATCCGGTGGATGAGCGTTATTCGGAGATGGTTGGGCATGAGGTCCGGAAGATCAATTTCGGTGACTACCTGATGTTCTATTGTGTTGAGGAGTCCGCTCGTCGGGTGATCCTGTTGGCTTTTTATCACGGGGCACGGCAGCGGTGA
- a CDS encoding UbiA-like polyprenyltransferase, producing MTTDSAPAPRSPLALLHAIAADIKLSHTVFALPFALLAMFLAAAGVDRLPSAAEWALILFCMVAARTFAMTFNRWADARLDADNPRTAGRALPAGRVTRPQMLVACLASAALLILGAAGFLLLNNPWPLLLSPAVLLVLALYSLTKRFTALCHLVLGVALGLSPLAAALAIEPAFLTRPDTWLLSGFVLGWVAGFDILYALADLEHDRQHNIFSIPARLGLTAALWLSRTLHLTAAALLVILAATAIHLGAFFALASGIALALLITEHAIVARSHTKHLDVAFFTLNGIISLILGAAGIVDVLMY from the coding sequence ATGACGACTGACTCCGCCCCCGCACCACGCAGCCCCCTTGCGCTCCTCCACGCCATCGCCGCCGACATCAAGCTCAGCCACACCGTTTTCGCACTACCCTTCGCCCTGCTCGCCATGTTCCTCGCCGCCGCAGGCGTCGACCGCCTCCCCTCCGCCGCCGAGTGGGCGCTCATCCTCTTCTGCATGGTCGCCGCACGAACCTTCGCAATGACCTTCAACCGCTGGGCCGACGCACGCCTCGACGCCGACAACCCCCGCACCGCCGGACGGGCCCTCCCCGCAGGCCGTGTCACCCGCCCGCAGATGCTCGTCGCCTGCCTCGCCTCCGCCGCCCTGCTCATCCTCGGCGCCGCCGGCTTCCTCCTTCTCAACAACCCATGGCCACTGCTCCTCAGCCCCGCCGTCCTCCTCGTCCTCGCCCTCTACAGCCTCACCAAACGCTTCACCGCCCTCTGCCACCTCGTGCTAGGCGTCGCCCTCGGACTCAGCCCCCTCGCCGCCGCGCTCGCCATCGAACCCGCCTTCCTCACCCGCCCCGACACCTGGCTCCTCAGCGGCTTCGTCCTCGGCTGGGTCGCCGGCTTCGACATCCTCTACGCCCTCGCCGACCTCGAACACGACCGCCAGCACAACATCTTCTCCATCCCCGCCCGCCTCGGCCTCACCGCCGCGCTCTGGCTCAGCCGAACCCTCCACCTCACAGCCGCCGCCCTGCTCGTCATCCTCGCCGCCACCGCCATCCACCTCGGCGCCTTCTTCGCACTCGCCTCAGGCATCGCCCTCGCCCTGCTCATCACCGAGCACGCCATCGTTGCACGCAGCCACACCAAGCACCTCGACGTCGCCTTCTTCACCCTGAACGGAATCATCAGCCTCATCCTCGGCGCAGCCGGCATCGTCGATGTGCTGATGTATTGA
- a CDS encoding UbiX family flavin prenyltransferase — protein sequence MPSNTTSRIVVGITGASGAPYAARLVQHAVAAGREVHLVVSPLGRRLLHDELGMETIDLQALAGPDAVTLNATTTENPATGGRIRLHAYRDVGATIASGSFRHDGMIVIPCSSNSLGAIANGISQNLIHRAAHVTLKERRKLILVHRETPLNLIDINNMKTATEAGALLLPANPGFYMLPKTIDAIIDFIVGRCLDHLDIEHDLNVRWADQLAREDDGHDD from the coding sequence GTGCCCAGCAACACCACATCCCGGATCGTCGTCGGCATCACCGGCGCCAGCGGAGCACCCTACGCCGCCCGCCTCGTCCAACACGCCGTCGCCGCCGGCCGCGAGGTCCACCTCGTCGTCTCACCCCTGGGCCGACGCCTGCTCCACGACGAACTGGGCATGGAAACCATCGACCTCCAGGCCCTCGCCGGACCCGACGCCGTCACCCTCAACGCCACCACCACCGAAAACCCCGCCACCGGCGGACGCATCAGGCTCCACGCATACCGCGACGTCGGTGCCACCATCGCCTCCGGCTCCTTCCGCCACGACGGCATGATCGTCATCCCCTGCTCCTCCAACTCCCTCGGGGCCATCGCCAACGGCATCAGCCAGAACCTCATCCACCGCGCCGCACACGTCACCCTCAAAGAGCGCCGCAAACTCATCCTCGTCCACCGCGAAACACCCCTCAACCTCATCGATATCAACAACATGAAAACCGCCACCGAAGCCGGCGCACTCCTGCTCCCCGCCAACCCCGGCTTCTACATGCTCCCCAAGACCATCGACGCCATCATCGACTTCATCGTCGGACGCTGCCTCGACCACCTCGACATCGAGCACGACCTTAACGTCCGATGGGCCGACCAGCTCGCCCGGGAAGACGACGGCCATGACGACTGA